A single window of Culicoides brevitarsis isolate CSIRO-B50_1 chromosome 3, AGI_CSIRO_Cbre_v1, whole genome shotgun sequence DNA harbors:
- the LOC134833674 gene encoding integrin beta-PS-like — MAIFRSWLILTALLAVFAQSLMTQSQSDSCSNHLSCHSCIQTKDCSWCSKPSMDPSSNNEVRCFASSNNFLCDKEFIVNPRNVETVIDDKPLSKVKKSEVREEIVQISPQKISLKLRLNEPQRIKFRYSRAEDYPVDLYYLMDLSKSMEDDKNKLSKLGDLLATTMKNITKDFRLGFGSFVDKPLMPFTSTVPEKLISPCAGCAAPYGFKNHMSLDTNTARFSQEVSRSQISGNIDTPEGGFDALMQVIVCDEEIGWRSQARRLVVFSTDAGSHVAGDAKLTGIVTPNDGKCHVESHGYTHSALQDYPSVPQINKVAKKNAINLIFAVTKDQVNTYERLSKEIEGSSYAEMEDDSSNIVDIIRDGYNKISSKVEIKDDANSFVTIKYFSKCMHGSQLIETNHCDDLQVHVPVEFEAEIIATACPKNPQTVKIYPVGVDEALVLEIDPICECPCEKPSDPTFEPNSAKCNSHGTHKCGTCDCDNGFYGRKCECSSSDGGSSVVENCRADNSSLVDCNGRGNCICGECICHARQNPEEKITGRYCECDNFSCERHNERVCAGPEHGTCVCGSCECANGWTGPACECATSTESCKAPGDTQICSGHGICACGECQCEVTPESRYSGLYCERCQTCAGRCAEFKDCVECKMYQSGALKDECEASCMEISVETAEKLEIQNDFDHICTAYDDKNCRFQFIYNDRDEKIVSIRAQKEPDCPPVIFTLGVILMIIGAIVLTGLATLLLWKLFTTINDRREYARFLEETKNAKWTAGKNPLYREATTRVQNPTYRDN; from the exons atggCAATTTTTCGTTCCTGGTTGATCCTAACAGCTCTGTTGGCAGTTTTTGCTCAGTCTTTAATGACTCAAAGCCAAAGTGACTCATGTTCCAATCATCTTTCGTGTCATTCTTGCATTCAAACTAAAGATTGCAGTTGGTGTTCGAAGCCGTCAATGGATCCAAGTTCCAATAATGAAGTTCGTTGTTTCGCTTCGAGCAATAATTTCTTGTGCGATAAGGAGTTTATCGTGAATCCAAGGAACGTTGAGACAGTTATCGATGACAAGCCACTGTCTAAAGTCAAGAAATCTGAAGTTAGAGaagaaattgttcaaatttcaccgcaaaaaattagtttgaaaTTGAGATTGA atgaaccTCAACGAATTAAATTCCGATATTCTCGTGCCGAAGACTACCCCGTCGACCTGTATTACTTGATGGATCTGTCAAAATCCATGGAAGATGATAAAAACAAGCTCTCCAAACTGGGAGACCTACTCGCGACAACGATGAAAAACATCACCAAAGACTTCCGTTTGGGCTTCGGATCTTTCGTCGACAAGCCTTTGATGCCTTTCACCTCTACCGTTCCCGAAAAACTCATTAGCCCGTGTGCCGGATGCGCTGCGCCCTACGGTTTCAAGAATCACATGAGTTTAGACACCAACACGGCTCGTTTTTCGCAAGAAGTGAGTCGCTCCCAGATTTCGGGCAACATCGATACGCCCGAAGGTGGTTTTGATGCTCTCATGCAAGTCATTGTTTGCGACGAGGAAATCGGTTGGCGAAGTCAGGCACGTCGATTGGTGGTTTTTTCAACGGATGCCGGGTCTCACGTTGCTGGCGATGCGAAGTTAACGGGAATTGTGACGCCAAATGATGGAAAATGTCACGTGGAGAGTCATGGATATACGCATTCGGCGCTTCAAGACTACCCGAGTGTGCCGCAGATTAACAAAGTTGCCAagaaaaatgcgataaatttgatttttgctgTTACGAAGGATCAGGTGAACACGTACGAACGGCTTTCGAAGGAAATTGAGGGATCGTCATATGCTGAAATGGAAGATGATTCCTCGAATATTGTTGATATTATTCGAGATGGATACAAt aaaatttcatcaaaagtcGAGATAAAAGATGACGCCAACTCCTTCGTGACCATCAAATACTTCTCCAAATGCATGCACGGCTCTCAGTTGATCGAAACCAACCACTGTGACGACCTCCAAGTTCACGTTCCCGTAGAATTCGAAGCTGAAATCATCGCTACTGCTTGCCCGAAAAATCCTCAAACTGTCAAAATCTATCCTGTTGGCGTCGATGAAGCTCTTGTACTCGAAATTGATCCAATTTGCGAATGTCCATGCGAAAAACCCTCCGATCCGACATTCGAACCAAATTCCGCCAAATGCAACTCCCATGGAACACACAAATGCGGGACTTGCGATTGCGACAACGGATTTTACGGCAGAAAATGCGAATGTTCGAGCTCGGATGGCGGCTCGAGTGTCGTCGAAAATTGTCGCGCCGATAATTCTTCGCTTGTCGACTGTAACGGGCGCGGAAATTGCATTTGTGGCGAGTGTATTTGTCACGCGCGTCAAAATCCCGAGGAAAAAATCACGGGTCGTTATTGCGAATGTGACAATTTCTCGTGTGAGCGTCACAATGAACGAGTTTGTGCGGGTCCGGAGCATGGAACGTGCGTTTGTGGCAGTTGTGAGTGCGCCAACGGATGGACTGGACCAGCTTGTGAGTGTGCAACGTCAACGGAAAGCTGTAAAGCGCCTGGAGACACGCAAATTTGCTCGGGACACGGAATTTGCGCGTGTGGCGAGTGTCAATGTGAAGTAACGCCCGAATCGCGATACTCTGGATTGTATTGCGAGCGATGCCAGACATGTGCGGGACGCTGTGCGGAGTTCAAAGACTGCGTTGAATGCAAAATGTATCAATCGGGCGCCCTGAAAGACGAATGTGAAGCAAGTTGCATGGAAATTTCCGTCGAAACCGCAGAAAAACTCGAAATTCAGAACGATTTTGATCACATTTGCACGGCTTATGACGACAAAAATTGCCGGTTTCAGTTCATCTACAACGATCGCGATGAAAAAATCGTGTCAATTCGAGCGCAAAAGGAACCCGATTGTCCTCCGGTGATTTTTACCTTGGGCGTGATCCTCATGATTATTGGCGCAATTGTCCTCACTGGCTTAGCAACGTTACTTTTGTGGAAATTATTTACGACAATAAATGATCGCAGAGAATACGCCCGATTCCTTGAGGAGACCAAAAATGCCAAATGGACTgct ggCAAAAATCCGTTATACAGAGAAGCAACAACAAGAGTTCAAAATCCGACGTACAGAGATAATTAG